GTTAGTATCATTGTCCATCTTTAAATACATTCATTAGTATACATAGACATCTATTTTATGTGCgctctcaaaaaaaaaaaatgagaaacCATTTCTAACTATGCTTTTTATGGGTCTTAGTATGAAGGATCAACAACATGACTAATCAAAGACATTTATCAAGTATAGTGCTACcacgatattaaatttattgcgttaatcttttaaaatttagagTTTGAGTCACattcataaaataactagctgtcgcccgcgactccgtccgcgcgcgtttaaaaaaaaaaaccttaatagcggtatgaaaaacagatagtagccgattctcagacctactgaatatgaatataaaatttcataacaatcggTAAAGcagtttcggaggagtacggtaactaacattgtgacatggaaattttatatataagattaatataattttgctcTCAATATCTTTTCAATTATTACTCCGTCCAGACCTAAGGCAAAAAAAGTTGTAGAAAAGGCtataaacaattgttttattttattggtaaaaGTAGTACTTCTATGTCAATGAAATTGGCAATGAGCTATCCAGTAGGTATTATATCAACAGGACAGCGCATAATTTATTCActgatagtaaataatttacgtGACGTAGAATAAATTCATAAGTACATATCTAAAATTTAGGTGCACTCATTAATTCGTGGTAATACTGTACGTAGGctatacattatatttataaactctATATGAAGTACTAACTTTGAACTATGATTGCTTACATTTAAGGAAGTAAGGCCATGAAAGTGTGAATAAGTACTTGAGAGCAACGAATTTAGACATTAATTTCAGATTTCAGACCTAGTAAAATctagaataattattttgcttatttcaataatttttaagagaagtaaacattttgcattattttaaacatgctATAAATTGTTATACCCAAATAACCAAGAACTTctaaattttgttgattttagtATTATGTTCAATGTCGGCACATTTTGAcatattaaagtaaactttgaatgtgttaagttggaattatatatattaattagcTAACTTATATTCATTGCTCTCAATTAAGTGCATGGATGAATCTAATGATTGAACACATTTTAGGATCCCATAGGACCCATGTAAATTGGGCACAATTAGGTAATGACAAATCTAAATATAgagaaatatacattttaggCCTAAACATTTTAGCGTAGTAAATATCTGATACATTTAAGGTGGGAAAAGAcattgtatgaaatatttatgaaacaatggattgaaaataatttaaaacacatcaatatttttttttaccacaCAAAACCTTGACTATAAACACTTATGAAGGCATGGATCTGTTATCAATTTGCAAGTGATAACATTAAGTACAAATTTTCATTCTGCCTTcacaaacataattaatgtacaaaatgatagtctatgtttttttatacatcaaataaaaaggataataatatgtttatggACAAATGTTTTGGTAGTGGAAACTAATATCTAAACACAATGTCTAAATTCCCACCTTTATGCGAATAACATGGGAGCATATAATTCATATCAGAGGAACATGTGTTCAAAtacttttcaataattatttttaaaatacattatattttgtttctgtttCATATTGTCTGacttgtaacatttttacatagtattatattttacatatataatatctaCTCCTCGtgcttactattttttatatgtccaTTCATTCTACATTGATAAGAGACCAGCCACTGATCAACTTTATATATGTCTTTTTAAGCATAATATGTCAAATAACATAAGaattattatgttatgagTCAAACTAACTTCTGtctcaattattttatgagattttatgtaaaaaagcGTTTAAATTGCGTATGTGGtgtttttgtattagaaaATTTGTTGCTATTGGACcccaatatatttttgaaatgataTCCTCAAttcatagtatttttttttattaaacaaaaattaacatgtactattttttttttggtaaatgttataaatttttatttagatgttTTCATCATAGATAccgttaaaaaatatttgtaatcttgtttacataaaatctGATTAAATCTCAAAATTTCCATTCAATTGACATAACATAGCTTAAACTAAATAGCAGACATGTTGTTCattacaatttcttttatattaaacattttttcgtaatattagaacaatttaagtaatataacTGAATCACATGGATACAGCAATTGTTACCTTCATTTCTCCTACAGTGAACTCCAATATGACAGAAGTTTCATTCATGACacctacaaaaataaactcgACTGGTATTTAAGTTGTTCTATATCATAAACTCAACTCTGCCACACAAACactaatttcacatttatattggtaatataccaaaatataatttccattAAATACACACGACTTGAAGCACAGACTGGGCACTGAGTATCACTGACATCACAATCACTAACCGACTTCGCTTTTAACGTAGAAGAGAAGATAAGGTGTTGCTGCGGATCTCATCTTAGGTTCGGAGGAGAGAAGATCTTCGAATTCTTCATTCGAGATGGGTTTGACGAGGTCATCGTCGCAGGCGAGCCAGCAGGAGTCAGGTCTCGGGCGCGGCACGCAGCAGTCCTTGGCAGCGCAGCCCGGGGCTGGGCGTGGGCGGTTGAACAGCGTGCGCATGAAGCTGGAGGAGGGGGGCGCGCCCTCGCCTCCCACCTCGCGCTCGCAGCGTCCCTCTCCCGGGCTGTCGCGAGCGTACGCCACGTAGTGCCCGCCCGTCAGCGTCTGACCCAAGTGCATTATCACCGCCCATAGAATGTACCTACAATTCATTGATTTGatgttataacaaaaactttgctttaaaatatatatacatataaatagctatcgcccgcgactccgtacggcattaaaaaagcttaatatgcataagtagcctatgtcttcctccagtctatgatctacatctatgccaaatttaatcaagatccattaagccgttccggagataccttctaacaaacatccatacatccatctaaacattctcatttataatattactagctgtcatccGCGACTCcctccgcgcgcagttaaaaaaaactaaatgtaaaaaaaaactaaggttatgaaaaatagatgttggccgattctcagacctactgaatatgctcacaaaatttcatgagaatcggtcaagccgtttcagaggagtttaaccacaaacaccgcgacacgtgaattttatatattagattaagtAAATGTTCCCTTTAAGGCTATATAAAATCCTTAAGCATGCTTTCAGTACCAATGTAAACAGGTGAGCTAAGTATGTACCTGTGATGTGGCGGGCGGTCAGGGGGTCGCGCGGCGCAAGGCTCGCAGAAGCAAGGCATGAGGAGTGGTGTGGGTGCATGCCGAGTGATCTTCTCCATGCCACCGCTGAAGCGCTTCAGCTGCAGCACCAGCAGCCGCGGCAGTCGCGAGTATGACACACTGCGCCAAGCCTCATTATACCGCAGGCAGCGCTCGCACCAATACTGCAATACAATGACACTTGCCTAAATACATGTGTCATTTTCATTCTCTCTGACAAAATAAAGATTACATTATGGGACAACACAAATCTCACGGTTTGTTTGTCTCAGTTTTATTTGACTGGAGcttcaaataatttgttttcataattaGTTTTCTTACTGTCACAATGAGTCACTTAGTGGTCATTAGAATagacccttagtgtagattatGTATGAAAAATCTCCCCTATTTACTTTCATTACTATAACCAGTTATGTGTGGCAGTGTTAGTTGGGGTGGTACCAGACATACATAAACCTTTCACATTTATGAAATACTAAAGGTAGGTATTTAGAGCATCCGAAACCGAAGAGTGTGTAGTAATGGAAGTTAGTGGTCTCGGAGTACCCCTCTAGGTTACGggaataacttattttattgttcaagAAACAATATTAACCTTATTCTGATCTCGGAGATATTCACTGGAGAGGCAAGCTGCACGGAAGGGCTCGTCTGAGGGCGCATCGTCGTCCCCCACAGGCACACACAGCTCACACACTGCCTGCGCCTTCTCCGTCACTGCCTCGCACTCCAAGCACATCGTGCGCGTCACCATTGTACCTataattatcatcatcagctcactatatggaGACATATTGAGGGGCTTggaacctaccccaagttagaggtgactaggccatagtcaaccacactgaccCAGTGTatgttgacttcacacatatcatttaatttcttctcagatatgtgcaggttgcaagatgttttccttcaccgtaagaacgtcggataaatgtacatatgtaaatcgaaaatctaaaaacacagACGTACCTATAATATTgtcatgtaataaataaccttGTATCTTAATCAAAAGATAAGGTTTCCTAGAATGTTGATAATATACCTACAAAAGTGTGcataatatttaaccttttataaaatgttaacaatattttttttaatcatgtttttaaattaaactaaatttttgaactttttatatttttcttacaattaATCTACATTTCTGTATTTGACGTACTTTACTATATTCAGTTCATGTAATCTAAAAATCTATGCAAACTTTTTTAACAcgcacaaataaaataataattactagcgtttacccgcgactccgtccgcgcggaataaaaaaaatgcacacaagataaaaaagttcctatgtccgtctcctagttctaagctacctgcccaccaatttccagctaaatcagttcgaccgatcttcagttataaatagtgtaactaacacgactttcttttatatatataagatttcaGGATATATTCTTATATACTTTTTCTTTCCTACCTTCAAAATCATCAGCGACAAAATCCCACCCTGGACGAGAGCGCTCCTCCCTCTCAGGGTCTGCGGGGGAGGGCGCCCGCTCCTCTATGGGGGAGTGCCGCTTCTCGTTCGCCTTCCCTTCCTTGCGCTTCTTCCATGACTTCCTCAGATTGCCCAGCGTCGGCTTACCAGAGTCAGAGTCCAACCCTGCCTGACGTCCCAATCCATTACTGTCAACAATGTTTTGGACGTtaggataatatttattacacctTATTGAGTGGTATTTCAAATGCACGGTCCTttgattaattgttttttttctttagaaacattaattcaaataaaaaaatactgtttttaGATTTCTTTTCCGAGACAAGAAAatgatatgtaataaaaagtgtGGTAAACTCATTAGTATGAATagaaaactaatattattccTCAACATTACCTGTCTCCATTTTCATGTATCTGAAGACGTGAAGCTCTAGCGCTGAGCGCGCGGCAAGTTTCTCGTATGTTGTCCAAAATGCACACCAATAGCTCGTGGGCATCTTGTTGACGATTACCTAAAACATCCATACAATTATAGATGAAAAATCTATGAAAAAAGGATGTCAACATACAGCAAAGGATTGGAACAAGTTTGCAGGGTATCTATTGAATTATAATGTATGGATACTTTTTGAATTATGGGTATATTATAAGGTaaaagtaattccgcgttttttctgatgagtgtgtttttttttcatatcaggtggcaaatgagcaagcggccacctgaattcgcagATATAACGAAGCAATCACTGCCCATAAAAATCCGCAATCGTAGATGCGtttcctacctttaatcgacggaggaggggacatacagaaagagaatatttcccctgcCTATGCGCCcactccgccaaatccacttcttcccatcatttccttattaGATAAGGGTGGGAAGGATGATGGATTAAAAGTAAGCCTTCGGCACGCACTTATCAcacaaaacgcggaattactttcaCTTCACGCCAATCTTCAGTGAAAAGATTACTAGGCTAATATTTAACAGGGAGtagttttatgtaatatgGTATTAGGTAGACTATATAGGTAGCCAATATATGTCTAGCTTctggattatttatttaaaaatcgcaATGTTCTGTACATTGCCTAGTTTTGCTTATTCTAGGTGCATGTGCCAAATAATTAGCATATTGTCACTAGGGCAGAATTTTTAAggtaaatttcattaagttattattaaacatgcTATGAATAACTTAGGTCAAGGTTTCTATTGATTCTATTggcttatttacttaaatttaagtGAGCATTAATGCTTGGTATGACGTTTTATCAAAGCATACAAGTAACGGATACTTAGTTATGTAATGTGTGGATATTTCATATGGCTTCTGTCAACGCTTGAAGTTTGCAATGTCAATGTTATAGGTTATTTCTATTTGTGCAAccttatattatttcttatagATGATGTCGAAAAAATATTGGgatttgtaagaaaaaattgtatattgtattGCATTAAggttaatgaaaattataactatgaaattctattttttagaTAGATATAAGAgagtatatatatgtatgagAGTATATAATTTACTTCTATGAATGTGTTTTGCGAACGACTGAAACTAGTTATTTCCTTACAACCTTAAAACTTTCttagatatatagattttcCTCAAAACTTACCTTCAAATGTAGAATTAACATCTCTAAGTGCGGCAAGAAAGGCATCAGCAGCATATGGCTCAGGACTTCCATCTCCCGAGCCACTGTTGAGGCATTTGCTCTCTGCTGCTCGAAGGTTTAAATAGGTTTCATGTAGCTTTTCCGTAGCAATcttaaattttgaatagagatttttaaatacataaaagtatCCTGTACAATATATACAATCATTTATATACAAGTACATAAATTCCATTTAGAATATAGTTCAAGTTATCTAATCTTGATTCTTAATAAGCAAATTCATCCAAAACCATCCGATGTGCTGATAAAACCACTTTTAAATCCATCACTCAACTCTGAcagaataaatatgttaacatttttatcataCAAGATAAAACTTATTGTGttacttacaatttttaacacaGAACAGACAAACTAatagcaaaattaataaaaaaatatattaatagacTTGTTACCATCAAGTAACAAGCCTGCCCCTATGTTGTGACATTTACTTTCTATAGAGATTTCTTTTAGTACAAATTGGCGAAACATAGCATCTATGTGAAATTgctaacataaataattgacTATTGACAGTCTCACAGTATCTTTAGGATAGAGGAGGGGATGTTCATAAAGAAGATTCACTTTGCTATGCCATGCcctgtttgaaataaaatatccaCTTTTAACTGATATATTTGAatctctattattattatctatttatataagacTAACCTGTATTTTACTTTTCCCAGCATTATTCTCAGACTGTCCTAAAGACAGTAAGTCCTTACTGCTCCATGACCTGGTCCCTGATGATGCTAAGCCAGCAGCACTTCGACCCAATGAGGAACTCTTCAATCTAATGCTGCCTAATTTCTGTTCCACACTTGCTAAATCTGATACCAGATGGTGTAAATTGTGGAGAAACCGAGGTGCATACCTTGAATAGATCATTGACTAATTTACACAaacttgataaattaaataatttggcagaaattaaaaaaaaataacaaaatttttaacaattttttaaaacaaagtatgtataaaaatttaaagaaatgcTTACCTCAATGTATAAAgtacactatttaaaaaacaagtatTCCCCAAGTTAGAGAGAGTGGCAATAGGTGCCTTCCACTGAGTTCCTCCTCCATATTGATTGTCTGTAGGATGATGGCCATTCAACATGGCAGCGCTGCCAATAGGCTTTTCTAATACTATCAGCTCACTATCTAAAAAACGCCAATATATGTAGTATTTAAAACAGTGTATGTTGATGTTATTCAAGATACAGTAATTCAAGAAATTTATGGTGACAGAATAAAACCATCATGAAGGAAGAATTATGGCTCTGGGTTGTTAATAATTCTTTCTTCCTgcatcttttttaaatagtgaATCGTTTAATTTTCAGTAATTATggatatatttcatatttcttgtactgatttataaattagttaaaccAACACTATAAGTGTAGACTTGTAAGtagttatttgttaattatatcgtatttattattgttactttCTAGCTGTAAATTTtccttgtaaatataatatcttttCTGATCGGCAAATAATTACGTATAGATGTAGTGTACTTACCGGCAGATTTCGGAGTTTCCACTAATGGTTTTAGCTTCTTCGCAGCATTCAAAGTATTCAGATATGTGCTGTTTAGTGCTCTCTTTACGGGCTTATTCTCCTTATTGTCGTCGAACACTTTTAGAGAGCTAGAAATACCTTTCGAATTCacaggttttttattttcgtcgCTCAAATATGTAGCATTATTCCTGTTTAAGGATAGTGTAAATTTCGATTTTTCAACACCTTTTTTCGTTCCTGATACAGGATTAACTGGCATCTTCAGGATACCTGTAAcagatgttattaaattaggaGAAAAAATAATGGTAACTTTTCCGCTACATAAGATCGGTCAAGGATGTCGGGGCATTTAGAGTTGATCTAAAATACTTACGTGAAAGATTTTATTACGCACATTGACTTACATTCTATTCTGTAAGACaatgttatcaaaattataaaaactagaTAATTAAGCAAATATTGAGACAAAATAACCGCGAATATTCCCATTCGTAATAGACGGCCATATTCGTCATAAATTGTGTAATGGTTGCTGGCAAAGAGTGTAAAAAATTACTGGGCTATGTCAATCAAAGAGTAAGTAAGTAGCAACCAAGTATGAACGACAATCCATAGACATAGTGGTTGTGAAAAACGGTTTTCGGAAAATTTAAGGTATAaacaattcattaaaatatgagtataaaaagaaatgcttaaaaaaattacacttagGCGTAGGCATGAATatgatttaacatattttttgctttaagtaaagattaactaaaataaaccaATCAAAATGTGAAACGAATGGCGACCGGAAGATGTCACCACTATCTTTTTGGTGTTGcacattaaaatgaatatgaataaaaataagattaattagtcaaaaaatatttatctaatcgttagtttctgagaccaaaatccccgttaaAACTGTTCAATACTATTACTGTAACGTTATTgttttctctgttttgtctAAAAAAGGATAAGAATGacgacatgttttatacagagattttggtctcagaaaccaatggtaaGTCGTTATTGTTACATAGTGGTTAAATTCTctttaattattgatttaaaggAGTAAAGATAATGTTTCATCTCTCATAACGTCATGAAGAAGTAATTTTTCTTCCGTAGTATTTTGTAACAGTGGTAGAAGCAGCATTGGTTGTTACACGAGTGCCCCCTGGATGAGTTAAATATCAGAATACCGTATAAGACAGACTATAAGTGAAGAAATGTGTGTACCGGAAACCAAATTTT
The Papilio machaon chromosome 8, ilPapMach1.1, whole genome shotgun sequence DNA segment above includes these coding regions:
- the LOC106719647 gene encoding ubiquitin carboxyl-terminal hydrolase 1, which gives rise to MPVNPVSGTKKGVEKSKFTLSLNRNNATYLSDENKKPVNSKGISSSLKVFDDNKENKPVKRALNSTYLNTLNAAKKLKPLVETPKSADSELIVLEKPIGSAAMLNGHHPTDNQYGGGTQWKAPIATLSNLGNTCFLNSVLYTLRYAPRFLHNLHHLVSDLASVEQKLGSIRLKSSSLGRSAAGLASSGTRSWSSKDLLSLGQSENNAGKSKIQIATEKLHETYLNLRAAESKCLNSGSGDGSPEPYAADAFLAALRDVNSTFEGNRQQDAHELLVCILDNIRETCRALSARASRLQIHENGDSNGLGRQAGLDSDSGKPTLGNLRKSWKKRKEGKANEKRHSPIEERAPSPADPEREERSRPGWDFVADDFEGTMVTRTMCLECEAVTEKAQAVCELCVPVGDDDAPSDEPFRAACLSSEYLRDQNKYWCERCLRYNEAWRSVSYSRLPRLLVLQLKRFSGGMEKITRHAPTPLLMPCFCEPCAARPPDRPPHHRYILWAVIMHLGQTLTGGHYVAYARDSPGEGRCEREVGGEGAPPSSSFMRTLFNRPRPAPGCAAKDCCVPRPRPDSCWLACDDDLVKPISNEEFEDLLSSEPKMRSAATPYLLFYVKSEVG